One genomic segment of Gossypium arboreum isolate Shixiya-1 chromosome 3, ASM2569848v2, whole genome shotgun sequence includes these proteins:
- the LOC108476125 gene encoding pyrophosphate--fructose 6-phosphate 1-phosphotransferase subunit alpha isoform X2, producing MAFPENFLIFRNSDLNTNHSSLLASRVGLVFCGRQSPGGHNVVWGLHKALKIHNPNSTLLGFLGGTQGLFAQKTLEITDDILSTYKNQGGYDLLGRTQDQIRTTEQVKAALAACNDLKLDGLVIIGGVTSNTDAAQLAETFAEAKCPTKVVGVPVTLNGDLKNQFVETNVGFDTICKVNSQLISNVCTDALSAEKYYYFIRLMGRKASHVALECTLQSHPNMVILGEEVAASKLTLFDITKQICDAVQARAEQDKNHGVILLPEGLIESIPEVYALLKEIHSLLRQNVSADKISSQLSPWASALFEFLPHFIRKQLLLQPESDDSAQLSQIETEKLLAHLVENEINKRLKAGTYKGKKFNAICHFFGYQARGSLPSKFDCDYAYVLGHICYHILAAGLNGYMATITNLKNPVNKWRCGAAPLPAMMTVKRWSQNPNAASIGKPAIHPATVDLKGKAYEMLRQNATRFLLDDIYRNPGPLQFDGPGADAKAVTLCVEDQDYMGRIKKLQEYLDKVRTIVKPGCSQEVLKAALSVMASVTEVLSVMSSSSSGGQGL from the exons ATGGCATTCCCAGAGAACTTTCTGATCTTCAGAAACTCCGATCTCAATACCAACCACAGCTCCCTCCTTGCCTCGAG GGTTGGACTTGTCTTTTGTGGGAGACAATCCCCTGGTGGCCATAACGTCGTATGGGGCCTCCACAAAGCTCTCAAAATCCACAACCCTAATAGCACTTTGCTGGGCTTTTTGG GTGGTACTCAAGGTTTATTTGCCCAAAAAACACTAGAGATCACTGATGATATTCTTTCAACCTACAAAAATCAGG GTGGTTATGATCTCTTAGGACGAACACAAGATCAAATTAGAACAACTGAGCAAGTTAAGGCTGCACTAGCTGCCTGCAATGATTTGAAATTGGATGGCCTTGTAATTATTGGag GTGTAACATCAAACACAGATGCTGCTCAACTTGCTGAAACATTTGCTGAAGCTAAATGTCCTACAAAG GTGGTTGGTGTTCCTGTTACACTGAATGGAGACCTCAAGAATCAATTTGTTGAAACCAATGTTGGTTTTGATACTATATGCAAGGTCAATTCCCAACTCATCAGTAATGTCTGCACTGATGCTCTCTCTGCAGAGAAG TACTATTATTTTATCCGTCTTATGGGAAGGAAGGCATCACATGTTGCCCTGGAATGCACCCTCCAATCTCATCCCAATATG GTAATTCTTGGTGAAGAAGTGGCTGCATCAAAGCTTACACTTTTTGACATAACAAAGCAAATTTGTGATGCAGTTCAAGCTAGGGCCGAGCAAG ACAAGAACCATGGGGTCATCCTCCTGCCTGAAGGGCTTATAGAGAGCATTCCTGAAGTGTATGCGCTATTGAAG GAAATTCACAGTTTGCTCAGGCAAAATGTATCTGCTGATAAAATTTCTTCCCAATTATCACCTTGGGCATCTGCTTTGTTTGAATTTTTGCCACATTTCATAAGGAAACAG CTTCTTCTCCAACCTGAGTCAGACGATTCTGCACAGCTATCACAG ATTGAGACAGAGAAACTACTGGCGCACCTTGTAGAGAATGAAATTAATAAGCGCCTG AAAGCAGGCACTTACAAGGGGAAGAAATTCAATGCTATTTGCCACTTCTTTGGCTATCAAGCTCGTGGATCCTTACCATCAAAATTTGATTGTGACTATGCCTAT GTTCTTGGACATATCTGCTATCATATTCTTGCAGCTGGTCTAAATGGTTATATGGCAACTATAACCAACCTAAAGAATCCTGTGAACAAGTGGCGTTGTGGTGCTGCACCTCTTCca GCAATGATGACTGTGAAGCGCTGGTCTCAAAATCCCAATGCCGCGTCAATTGGAAAACCTGCTATTCATCCAGCTACTGTAGATTTGAAAGGCAAAGCATATGA GATGCTGAGACAAAATGCAACAAGGTTTTTGCTGGATGATATCTACAGAAATCCTGGACCCCTCCAGTTTGATGGTCCAGGTGCTGATGCTAAGGCTGTGACATTATGTGTTGAAGATCAGGATTACATGGGCCGCATCAAGAAACTGCAGGAATACCTTGACAAG GTCCGTACCATTGTGAAGCCTGGGTGTTCTCAGGAAGTTCTGAAAGCTGCTTTAAGTGTAATGGCTTCTGTGACAGAGGTTCTGTCAGTGATGTCTTCATCGTCATCTGGCGGACAAGGCCTTTGA
- the LOC108476125 gene encoding pyrophosphate--fructose 6-phosphate 1-phosphotransferase subunit alpha isoform X1, with protein sequence MDSDYGIPRELSDLQKLRSQYQPQLPPCLEGTTVRVEFGDTTTSLDPADAHTIARAFPHTYGKPLAHFLRATAKVPDAQIITEHPAIRVGLVFCGRQSPGGHNVVWGLHKALKIHNPNSTLLGFLGGTQGLFAQKTLEITDDILSTYKNQGGYDLLGRTQDQIRTTEQVKAALAACNDLKLDGLVIIGGVTSNTDAAQLAETFAEAKCPTKVVGVPVTLNGDLKNQFVETNVGFDTICKVNSQLISNVCTDALSAEKYYYFIRLMGRKASHVALECTLQSHPNMVILGEEVAASKLTLFDITKQICDAVQARAEQDKNHGVILLPEGLIESIPEVYALLKEIHSLLRQNVSADKISSQLSPWASALFEFLPHFIRKQLLLQPESDDSAQLSQIETEKLLAHLVENEINKRLKAGTYKGKKFNAICHFFGYQARGSLPSKFDCDYAYVLGHICYHILAAGLNGYMATITNLKNPVNKWRCGAAPLPAMMTVKRWSQNPNAASIGKPAIHPATVDLKGKAYEMLRQNATRFLLDDIYRNPGPLQFDGPGADAKAVTLCVEDQDYMGRIKKLQEYLDKVRTIVKPGCSQEVLKAALSVMASVTEVLSVMSSSSSGGQGL encoded by the exons ATGGACTCTGATTATGGCATTCCCAGAGAACTTTCTGATCTTCAGAAACTCCGATCTCAATACCAACCACAGCTCCCTCCTTGCCTCGAG GGAACTACTGTCAGGGTTGAGTTTGGTGATACCACTACATCTTTAGACCCGGCTGATGCTCATACCATAGCCCGAGCTTTTCCTCACACTTATGGCAAGCCCTTGGCTCACTTTCTCAGGGCAACTGCCAAAGTACCTGATGCTCAGATTATAACTGAGCATCCAGCTATTAG GGTTGGACTTGTCTTTTGTGGGAGACAATCCCCTGGTGGCCATAACGTCGTATGGGGCCTCCACAAAGCTCTCAAAATCCACAACCCTAATAGCACTTTGCTGGGCTTTTTGG GTGGTACTCAAGGTTTATTTGCCCAAAAAACACTAGAGATCACTGATGATATTCTTTCAACCTACAAAAATCAGG GTGGTTATGATCTCTTAGGACGAACACAAGATCAAATTAGAACAACTGAGCAAGTTAAGGCTGCACTAGCTGCCTGCAATGATTTGAAATTGGATGGCCTTGTAATTATTGGag GTGTAACATCAAACACAGATGCTGCTCAACTTGCTGAAACATTTGCTGAAGCTAAATGTCCTACAAAG GTGGTTGGTGTTCCTGTTACACTGAATGGAGACCTCAAGAATCAATTTGTTGAAACCAATGTTGGTTTTGATACTATATGCAAGGTCAATTCCCAACTCATCAGTAATGTCTGCACTGATGCTCTCTCTGCAGAGAAG TACTATTATTTTATCCGTCTTATGGGAAGGAAGGCATCACATGTTGCCCTGGAATGCACCCTCCAATCTCATCCCAATATG GTAATTCTTGGTGAAGAAGTGGCTGCATCAAAGCTTACACTTTTTGACATAACAAAGCAAATTTGTGATGCAGTTCAAGCTAGGGCCGAGCAAG ACAAGAACCATGGGGTCATCCTCCTGCCTGAAGGGCTTATAGAGAGCATTCCTGAAGTGTATGCGCTATTGAAG GAAATTCACAGTTTGCTCAGGCAAAATGTATCTGCTGATAAAATTTCTTCCCAATTATCACCTTGGGCATCTGCTTTGTTTGAATTTTTGCCACATTTCATAAGGAAACAG CTTCTTCTCCAACCTGAGTCAGACGATTCTGCACAGCTATCACAG ATTGAGACAGAGAAACTACTGGCGCACCTTGTAGAGAATGAAATTAATAAGCGCCTG AAAGCAGGCACTTACAAGGGGAAGAAATTCAATGCTATTTGCCACTTCTTTGGCTATCAAGCTCGTGGATCCTTACCATCAAAATTTGATTGTGACTATGCCTAT GTTCTTGGACATATCTGCTATCATATTCTTGCAGCTGGTCTAAATGGTTATATGGCAACTATAACCAACCTAAAGAATCCTGTGAACAAGTGGCGTTGTGGTGCTGCACCTCTTCca GCAATGATGACTGTGAAGCGCTGGTCTCAAAATCCCAATGCCGCGTCAATTGGAAAACCTGCTATTCATCCAGCTACTGTAGATTTGAAAGGCAAAGCATATGA GATGCTGAGACAAAATGCAACAAGGTTTTTGCTGGATGATATCTACAGAAATCCTGGACCCCTCCAGTTTGATGGTCCAGGTGCTGATGCTAAGGCTGTGACATTATGTGTTGAAGATCAGGATTACATGGGCCGCATCAAGAAACTGCAGGAATACCTTGACAAG GTCCGTACCATTGTGAAGCCTGGGTGTTCTCAGGAAGTTCTGAAAGCTGCTTTAAGTGTAATGGCTTCTGTGACAGAGGTTCTGTCAGTGATGTCTTCATCGTCATCTGGCGGACAAGGCCTTTGA